From Halobacillus sp. Marseille-Q1614, the proteins below share one genomic window:
- the sppA gene encoding signal peptide peptidase SppA: MKKKRLIAIGIAAGLLLIGVLTQSIGFLMSDTFNESRNMFTEDEGPKEKVVENGSNSNRIAHLTVDGTIISGEGSNPFSGEGYNHEQFMKQLEAIKNDSTVKGVLLYVNSPGGGVFESAEIHDKLQEIKEQDKKLYVSMGGMAASGGYYISAPADQIFASEETFTGSLGVIMQSINYQELANEYGVKFNTIKSGQFKDIMSPTKEMTEEDREILQTLVDESYQGFVNVISEGRGMSEDKVRELADGRIYSGQQAADNGLIDQIGFEEDALNSLKEEIGGNPEIFEYTNTDSFLGIPLSVESFLPNNEIKWINEMIDNRQGPRMMYMYSE, encoded by the coding sequence ATGAAGAAAAAGCGGCTGATAGCCATAGGAATTGCAGCAGGGTTATTACTTATCGGCGTTCTTACTCAAAGCATTGGATTTTTAATGTCTGATACATTTAATGAATCCCGAAACATGTTTACTGAGGATGAAGGTCCCAAAGAGAAAGTAGTAGAGAATGGATCAAATTCAAACCGAATTGCCCACCTTACCGTAGATGGAACGATTATCTCAGGCGAGGGGTCCAACCCATTTTCAGGCGAAGGATATAACCACGAGCAGTTCATGAAACAGCTCGAAGCTATTAAAAATGACAGTACCGTAAAAGGAGTTCTGCTCTACGTTAACTCTCCAGGCGGAGGGGTATTTGAAAGCGCAGAAATCCACGACAAGCTTCAGGAAATTAAAGAACAGGATAAGAAATTGTATGTTTCAATGGGCGGCATGGCCGCATCAGGAGGATATTACATATCAGCACCCGCTGATCAAATTTTTGCATCTGAAGAAACTTTCACAGGATCACTAGGTGTCATTATGCAAAGCATTAACTATCAAGAGCTTGCTAATGAATACGGTGTAAAATTCAATACGATTAAGAGCGGCCAATTCAAGGACATCATGAGCCCTACAAAAGAGATGACAGAAGAAGACCGCGAAATCCTTCAAACCCTAGTCGATGAGTCTTACCAAGGGTTCGTCAACGTAATCAGCGAAGGACGGGGAATGTCCGAAGATAAAGTGAGAGAACTGGCAGATGGCCGTATTTATTCAGGACAGCAAGCTGCGGACAACGGCCTGATTGATCAGATCGGGTTTGAAGAAGATGCGTTGAATTCCTTAAAAGAAGAAATCGGCGGTAACCCAGAAATTTTCGAATACACCAACACTGACAGCTTCCTTGGGATTCCGCTTAGTGTGGAAAGTTTTTTACCAAACAATGAAATTAAATGGATAAATGAGATGATCGATAACCGCCAAGGACCACGCATGATGTATATGTACTCAGAGTAA
- a CDS encoding RDD family protein, with protein MDTVEPNRSHLNETVTENLTEFHRVIYAGFAPRFFAYIIDLIVIWSLNSIITRPLLRLTNLSDAKLWIELFSASNIVQSLVFFLYFALMTWFFRATLGKMILGLSVESLQGDSLSKGQVIFREVIGRYISMAVIGLPYLVVIFTKKHQGIHDMFADTAVIKEKMKKLNRDLKTSLS; from the coding sequence ATGGATACCGTAGAGCCGAACCGCAGCCACTTAAACGAGACCGTTACGGAAAACTTAACAGAATTTCACCGCGTCATCTACGCTGGATTCGCTCCTCGCTTCTTTGCTTACATTATTGATTTAATAGTGATTTGGAGTCTGAATTCTATCATCACAAGACCGCTGTTAAGATTAACTAACCTCTCAGATGCAAAACTATGGATAGAATTGTTTAGTGCATCGAATATCGTTCAATCCCTTGTGTTCTTTCTGTATTTTGCATTAATGACCTGGTTCTTCCGGGCCACACTCGGAAAAATGATTCTCGGCTTGTCCGTAGAATCGCTTCAAGGAGATTCATTATCAAAAGGACAAGTGATTTTTAGAGAAGTCATCGGAAGATATATCAGCATGGCGGTCATTGGACTGCCTTACCTTGTCGTCATTTTCACGAAGAAACACCAAGGTATTCACGATATGTTTGCCGATACAGCAGTAATTAAAGAAAAAATGAAAAAGTTAAACCGTGATTTAAAAACTTCATTAAGCTAG
- the msrA gene encoding peptide-methionine (S)-S-oxide reductase MsrA, translating into MATAIFAAGCFWGVEAFFERFEGITKTRVGYTGGHVPHPTYEQVKTGTTGHAESIRIEYDPQVITYGGLVNIFFESHDPTTKDRQGGDVGHQYRSAIFYQNEAEKAIAEEKIQQWTNKGVFKRPIVTEVTPVETFYEAEEYHQKYSQKHSSFACGIS; encoded by the coding sequence ATGGCAACAGCTATTTTTGCAGCAGGATGTTTTTGGGGAGTTGAAGCATTTTTCGAACGCTTTGAAGGAATTACGAAAACAAGAGTTGGATATACAGGCGGGCATGTACCCCACCCAACTTATGAGCAAGTAAAAACAGGAACTACCGGGCATGCAGAATCCATCCGAATTGAGTATGATCCACAAGTGATCACTTACGGAGGCCTGGTTAATATATTTTTCGAATCACACGATCCTACAACAAAAGATCGCCAGGGTGGAGATGTTGGCCACCAATATCGTTCCGCTATCTTTTATCAGAATGAAGCGGAGAAAGCTATAGCCGAAGAAAAAATTCAACAGTGGACGAATAAAGGCGTTTTTAAGCGACCGATTGTTACGGAAGTTACTCCGGTTGAAACTTTCTATGAAGCTGAAGAATATCATCAGAAATATTCACAAAAGCACAGCTCATTCGCTTGTGGAATCAGCTGA